The genome window TAAATTACCGGTGGTTAAGTTAGCTCTGTATATTCCATCAATACAGCTTGCATAAATAAAATTATTTAAAATGGCTATATCCAGTATTTCTATAGTGCTGCCGTTAGGGCCAATGTTTTGGTACGAGTCAAATATCTGCGCTTTGTTAATATCAATAACGGTAATGCCAAAGCTACAAGCAAGGTAGGCTTTGCCATTGTAAAAAGTAACATCGTTAATGGCTTTTTTACCAATAATATTGCGTTGGTATATTTGTGGCATATTGGTAACCTGTCCGTTTACCATTAAATCAATATTGCTGTTTTGGTACACAATAAACAGCATGCTGTTTATTGCATTGGCACGTAACAGGCGAACCTCCACATCAGAAAGTCCTTCGGTTTTTGAAATACGCTCCGTTTCGCGGGTGCTTTCATTGTAGCTGAACAAGCCGCTGGCTGAGCCACAATACACCGTACTGCCTAAGGCCGCCACCGCATTGTTTTTTAAATAAGGTAAATGTACGCGCCATGAGCCCAAACCGCCTTTGTTTTGAGCGGTAGTGAATAGGGGTAAGGCAAAAATTAAGTATATGAAAAATCTTTTTATCATTCAGGTGCAATTACGGTAAAGTAGTTAGCAAACGTAAATTCAATCAGTTTATTTTACAATAATATAAAAGTAAACTGTAAGTGTATGGCAAAATTATTTGATTATTTTGCACCCGTTTTATGTGGAGCAAATTAGCTGATTTTATTCTTAAATATAGATGGCAAAGCCTTTTAGCCATTTTATTAACAACCGTTTTTTTCGGTTACTACGCAAGCAAAGTTCAACTGGCTTACGATTTTGCCAAAATTATTCCGGCCGATGACCCGGATTATATTGATTACATAAAATTTAAAAACACTTTTGGCGAAGATGGAAGCTTGCTGGTAATAGGAGTGCAGTCGGATAAAATATTTGAATACAACTTTTTTAAAGACTGGGCTGATTTAACCACCAAAATAGAAAACATTGAAGGGATAGAGAAGGTTGTTTCGCTAAGTAATATCCAAACCATATACCGGAACGATACGACACAAACCTTGAGCTTAAGTCCGTTATTAACGACTAAAATAGCTAACCAAACGGAATTAGATAGTTTTAAAACCAAGGTGGCCGACCTTAAATTTTACAACGGCTTTTTATACAACCCTGAAAACAATGTAACCCTTTTAGCCATTACGCTTAAAAAAGATGTATTGGATAGCAAAGGCAGAATTCCATTAGTACTTAGCATAGAAAAAGCTGCGGATGCATTTGGGGTAAAAAATAACTGCGAAATGCATTATTCGGGTTTGCCTTATATAAGAACTTTAATGAGTAGTAAGGTAGCTGACGAAATAGAAATATTTATTTACCTTTCTATATTAATAACGGCTGTTTTTATTTTCGTATTCTTTAGGTTTTTAAGTGCCGTTATATTGTCGTTGCTGGTAGTTATTATAGGTGTTATATGCACCGTTGGTACCACTGCCTTGTTTGGTTATAAAATGAGTTTGCTTACGGGCATTATTCCTCCTTTAATGGTTATAGTAGGTGTGCAGAATTGTATTTACCTGCTAAACGTATACCACCAGGAGTTTTTAAAACACAACGATAAAATTAAAGCCATTAAAGAGTTGATTGCTAAAAATGGTTTGGCTTTGTTTTTAACCAATATTACTACCGCCATAGGCTTCTGTGTATTTAGTTTTTCGGGCAGTTCTATGCTTGACCAATTCTCTGTAGTATCTGGCATTAATATTATGCTTATTTACATTATCAGTTTGGTGTTAATTCCTATTGTGTACAGTTATTTACCGGCACCAAAAATTAAGCATACCAAACATTTAAAAGCCAAACGATTAAATAAAGTATTGGCTTACTGTAATTACCTGGTGTACAAAAAACGCAAAGCCATTTATATTGGAACCATTCTGTTGGTTTTGGTAAGTATAGGCGGAGCTTTGATGGTTGATGAAACAGGTTACGTGGTTGATGATTTACCACAAGACAATAAAGTATACAAAGACTTAAAGTTTTTTGAAACCAATTTAAAGGGAATTTTACCTTACGAAATATCCATTGATACCAAGAAACCGAATGGCGTAAAAGACTATGTTACCCTACAAAAAATTAACAGGCTGGAAAAAGAATTGTCCAAAGTACCTGAGTTTAGCAGAGGTGTTTCCGTAGTCGATTTTTTAAAGTTTGCCAACCAGGGCATGCACTATGGCGACCCTAAATATTACCAGGTACCGGATGTGTTGGATATAAGCGAAATAGTAAACTACCTGCCTAAGCAAACAGGGAAAGTAAATTTACTCAAATCAATGGTTGATAGTAATTTTCAAACGGCCCGTGTAAGTATTCAAATGGCTGATGTGGGTTCGCAAAAAATAAAAAACATTCATAAGCTGGTACAACAAAAAGTTGATTCCATTTTTGATAAAACCAAGTACGATGTAAAGCTGACCGGTACCAGTGCTATATTTTTAAAAGGCAACGATTACCTCATCGATAATTTATTAAGTTCTGTATTTTGGGCTTTGTTGTTAAACTCGTTCATGATGATATTTTTATTTGCTTCGTGGCGCATGATGCTGATATCGCTTTTACCTAACATCATTCCATTAATAGTTACCATTGGTATTATGGGCTTTTTCCATATACGCCTAAAACCTTCTACCATTATTATATTCAGTATTGCTTATGGTATTGTAGTTGACTTTACTATTCACTATTTAGCCAAATACCGCCATAGTTTAAAGAAAAACAACTGGGATATGAGTATAGCCATTCCTGAAAGTTTAAATGAGGCAGGTCCGAGTATTATTTATACTGCGGTAGCCTTGTTTGGTGGGTTTATTGTATTTGCTGCCAGCTCATTTGGTGGCACAGTAGCCTTGGGAATACTTACCTCTCTATCGTTGGTATTTGGTATGCTGATGAATTTATTATTGCTGCCATCTTTGTTGTTATCGTTAGAAAAATCAATCAACAACAAAAAGGAATTTGATACCACTTTTGTAGAGGTAGAGCCGGAAGATTAATGAAATAAAAGTTTATTAGCCCTTAAGCTAATAAACTTTCTCCATCCATTTCTTTTGGTTTATGAAGGCCAATTAAAGCCAAAGTTGTTGGTGCTAAATCAGCCAACTTACCATCGTTTATTTTATCGGGAATATGATTGCCTACCAATATCAAAGGTACATCGTTGGTGGTATGGGCTGTATTGGCTGAGCCATCCGGGTTCATCATAAACTCACCATTACCATGGTCAGCAGTAATTAAGAAAGTATAGTTGTGGGCTAAACCTGCTTCAATAATCCGGCCTAAACATTCATCTACTTTTTCTACTGCTTTTATTTCAGCAGCAATAACGCCCGTATGTCCAACCATATCAGGATTGGCAAAGTTTACACACATAAAATCAGCTTCGTTTTTAGCTATTTCGTCCAATGTAAATTGGCAAACACCTTCGGCATTCATTTCTGGTTTAAAATCGTAAGTAGGCACATCCTTTGGCGATGGTGCCATGTGGCGAACCTCTCCTTTAAATAAGCTTTCACGCCCACCACTAAAAAAGAAAGTTACATGCGGATACTTTTCTGTTTCGGCAATACGTACTTGTTTTTTATGGTTGGTTTGTAATACTTCGCCTAACGTATTGTTCAGTTCAATATCGGCAAACATGACGTTTACATTTTCAAATGTTTTATCGTAATTGGTGAGTGTAATATAGTGCAAAGGTATTTTAAACATACCATTGGCTACAAAATCGTGTTGGGTTAAAGCTTGGGTAATTTCCCTGCCTCGGTCTGTTCTAAAGTTAAAACAAATTACTACATCGTTAGGCTCCATGGTAGCCATTGCATGGTTGTTTTCATCCACACATAACAGTGGTTTTAAAAACTCATCCGTTTCGCCTTCGGCATATTTGTGTTTAATACTTGCCAGTACATCGTGTGTTTTTTCGCCTATACCATTTACCATTAAGTCATAGGCCAGCTTAATACGTTCCCAACGGTTATCCCTGTCCATGGCATAGTAACGGCCAATAACACTGGCTAATTTACCATTGGTTTGTTCCAAATGGTTCATTATATCAGCTAGGTATTTTACCCCATTATTAGGATCCGTATCGCGTCCGTCAGTAAAGGCATGTAAATAAAAATTGTCGAAGTCGTTTTCTTTAAGTATAGAGCATAAGCCTTTTAAATGGTTAATGCTGCTGTGCACACCACCATCGCTTAACAAACCCATTAAATGTA of Bacteroidota bacterium contains these proteins:
- a CDS encoding MMPL family transporter, yielding MWSKLADFILKYRWQSLLAILLTTVFFGYYASKVQLAYDFAKIIPADDPDYIDYIKFKNTFGEDGSLLVIGVQSDKIFEYNFFKDWADLTTKIENIEGIEKVVSLSNIQTIYRNDTTQTLSLSPLLTTKIANQTELDSFKTKVADLKFYNGFLYNPENNVTLLAITLKKDVLDSKGRIPLVLSIEKAADAFGVKNNCEMHYSGLPYIRTLMSSKVADEIEIFIYLSILITAVFIFVFFRFLSAVILSLLVVIIGVICTVGTTALFGYKMSLLTGIIPPLMVIVGVQNCIYLLNVYHQEFLKHNDKIKAIKELIAKNGLALFLTNITTAIGFCVFSFSGSSMLDQFSVVSGINIMLIYIISLVLIPIVYSYLPAPKIKHTKHLKAKRLNKVLAYCNYLVYKKRKAIYIGTILLVLVSIGGALMVDETGYVVDDLPQDNKVYKDLKFFETNLKGILPYEISIDTKKPNGVKDYVTLQKINRLEKELSKVPEFSRGVSVVDFLKFANQGMHYGDPKYYQVPDVLDISEIVNYLPKQTGKVNLLKSMVDSNFQTARVSIQMADVGSQKIKNIHKLVQQKVDSIFDKTKYDVKLTGTSAIFLKGNDYLIDNLLSSVFWALLLNSFMMIFLFASWRMMLISLLPNIIPLIVTIGIMGFFHIRLKPSTIIIFSIAYGIVVDFTIHYLAKYRHSLKKNNWDMSIAIPESLNEAGPSIIYTAVALFGGFIVFAASSFGGTVALGILTSLSLVFGMLMNLLLLPSLLLSLEKSINNKKEFDTTFVEVEPED
- the gpmI gene encoding 2,3-bisphosphoglycerate-independent phosphoglycerate mutase, whose amino-acid sequence is MNNRVILLILDGWGQGTKYPGNAIELANTPNFDALIKKYPNSLLHTSGEWVGLPDGQMGNSEVGHMNIGAGRVVYQQLVLIDKMFREHKVADNNVLKHAIAHAKGNNKKIHLMGLLSDGGVHSSINHLKGLCSILKENDFDNFYLHAFTDGRDTDPNNGVKYLADIMNHLEQTNGKLASVIGRYYAMDRDNRWERIKLAYDLMVNGIGEKTHDVLASIKHKYAEGETDEFLKPLLCVDENNHAMATMEPNDVVICFNFRTDRGREITQALTQHDFVANGMFKIPLHYITLTNYDKTFENVNVMFADIELNNTLGEVLQTNHKKQVRIAETEKYPHVTFFFSGGRESLFKGEVRHMAPSPKDVPTYDFKPEMNAEGVCQFTLDEIAKNEADFMCVNFANPDMVGHTGVIAAEIKAVEKVDECLGRIIEAGLAHNYTFLITADHGNGEFMMNPDGSANTAHTTNDVPLILVGNHIPDKINDGKLADLAPTTLALIGLHKPKEMDGESLLA